One Alicyclobacillus acidoterrestris DNA window includes the following coding sequences:
- a CDS encoding dipeptidase, with protein sequence MDAIERRLRDRREEHLAQLKSLLSIPSISALSEHKQDIRRAAEFLKEALTDAGFQNAQLMETAGHPVVYGEWLGKPGKPTVLVYGHYDVQPVDPLHLWQTPPFEPDIRDNQIYARGASDDKGPTFLHIKALEAILQEQGELPVNVKFCIEGEEEVGSAHLEAFLNEHQAQFQADLVLISDTTMLSPVKPSICYGLRGLAACQIDLKTANSDLHSGLYGGAVPNAVHALVELLDTLHAPDGTVTVEGFYDDVIELSPEERAEYAKLPHDDESYRKSLGLPALHGEPGYTTLERLWARPTLELNGIYGGFQGEGTKTVIPNEAHAKVTCRLVPGQDPNKILDLIETHIKKHTPVGATVTFIRQDGGYPYLAPYDHPAIQLAADAYTHAYGVKAVFTRMGGSIPVVETFSQLFHKPVVLMGFSLGDENFHAPNEHFSLTNFDKGLRTLCYYYLNLPTALNA encoded by the coding sequence ATGGATGCTATTGAACGCCGCCTCAGAGATAGACGGGAAGAACACTTAGCGCAACTCAAATCGCTTTTGTCGATACCCAGCATCAGCGCATTGTCGGAGCACAAACAAGACATCAGGCGCGCTGCTGAGTTCCTTAAAGAGGCGCTTACAGACGCCGGATTTCAGAATGCGCAATTGATGGAGACCGCTGGTCACCCAGTCGTCTACGGCGAATGGTTAGGCAAGCCTGGCAAGCCGACCGTCCTCGTGTACGGTCACTACGACGTGCAACCGGTTGATCCATTGCATTTGTGGCAGACGCCGCCGTTTGAACCCGACATTCGGGACAACCAGATTTACGCGCGCGGTGCCAGCGACGACAAGGGTCCAACCTTCTTACACATCAAGGCGCTGGAGGCAATTCTGCAAGAGCAAGGTGAATTGCCAGTCAACGTGAAATTCTGCATCGAAGGCGAAGAGGAAGTCGGGTCGGCTCATTTAGAGGCGTTTCTCAACGAACACCAAGCCCAATTCCAAGCCGATCTCGTCCTGATTTCCGACACCACGATGCTGTCGCCGGTTAAGCCTTCCATTTGCTATGGTCTGCGCGGGCTCGCTGCGTGCCAAATCGACCTGAAAACCGCCAACTCCGACCTGCACTCGGGCCTTTATGGTGGCGCCGTTCCGAACGCGGTGCACGCACTCGTCGAATTGCTCGACACACTCCATGCCCCCGATGGCACCGTCACGGTCGAAGGATTCTACGACGACGTCATCGAGTTGAGTCCCGAAGAGCGCGCGGAGTACGCAAAACTACCGCACGACGACGAAAGCTACCGCAAGTCACTTGGGCTGCCCGCACTTCACGGCGAACCAGGATACACGACGTTGGAACGGCTGTGGGCGCGCCCAACGCTCGAGCTCAACGGCATTTACGGTGGGTTCCAGGGTGAAGGCACGAAAACTGTCATCCCCAACGAAGCGCACGCCAAAGTGACCTGCCGACTCGTGCCAGGCCAAGATCCGAACAAAATTCTCGATCTCATCGAGACCCACATCAAAAAACACACACCCGTAGGCGCAACAGTGACATTTATCCGTCAAGATGGTGGCTATCCATACCTTGCACCGTACGACCATCCGGCGATTCAATTGGCCGCAGACGCGTACACCCATGCCTATGGCGTGAAGGCTGTGTTCACGCGGATGGGTGGATCTATCCCGGTGGTCGAGACATTTTCACAGCTGTTCCACAAGCCCGTTGTGCTCATGGGATTTAGCCTTGGCGACGAAAACTTCCATGCGCCAAACGAACACTTCTCCCTGACCAACTTTGATAAGGGCCTACGGACGCTGTGCTATTACTACCTCAACTTACCGACAGCGCTAAACGCCTGA
- the codY gene encoding GTP-sensing pleiotropic transcriptional regulator CodY — protein MDLLNKVRELGQLLHSSNDQVEFDDVAEFLSKVLSSNVYIVGRKGKILGYGVAEHALTEEWLDIMTKDQRFPGDFNKHLLRIEQTVVNLDETQKQPFYVFSPEENESFRSKYVSVAPVIGARERQGTLLFARSERPFEEDDLILAEYSATIVALEIVHARQQQKEEESRQRALAHLAVESLSFSELQAAKYLLDAVRESSDGIVVSSQIADEHGVTRSVIVNSIRKLESAGTIESRSLGMKGTHLRVLNAFVEDEIARQFER, from the coding sequence GTGGATTTGTTGAATAAAGTCCGGGAACTTGGGCAATTGTTGCACAGTTCCAATGATCAAGTGGAATTTGATGATGTAGCTGAATTTCTTAGTAAAGTGCTCAGCAGTAATGTGTACATCGTAGGGCGCAAGGGAAAGATTCTCGGATACGGCGTAGCTGAACACGCACTGACTGAAGAATGGTTAGACATCATGACGAAAGACCAACGGTTTCCCGGAGACTTTAATAAACATCTGTTGAGAATCGAGCAAACCGTGGTCAATCTTGACGAGACGCAAAAACAGCCGTTTTATGTGTTCTCGCCAGAAGAAAATGAATCGTTCCGCAGCAAGTACGTGAGTGTTGCACCGGTAATTGGCGCGCGTGAGCGACAGGGTACACTGTTGTTTGCTCGTTCCGAACGGCCGTTCGAGGAAGACGACCTCATTTTGGCTGAGTACAGTGCCACCATCGTCGCTTTGGAAATTGTTCATGCACGTCAACAGCAAAAAGAGGAAGAGTCTCGTCAACGCGCTTTGGCGCACCTTGCGGTTGAGTCGCTCAGCTTCTCTGAGTTGCAAGCGGCGAAGTACTTGCTGGATGCCGTTCGCGAATCTTCTGATGGGATTGTCGTCAGCAGTCAAATTGCCGATGAGCACGGTGTGACTCGGTCGGTGATTGTCAACAGCATTCGCAAGCTCGAGAGTGCAGGTACGATTGAGAGTCGTTCGCTCGGGATGAAGGGAACGCACTTGCGCGTGTTGAACGCCTTTGTAGAAGATGAAATTGCTCGTCAGTTTGAGCGCTAA
- a CDS encoding YerC/YecD family TrpR-related protein — protein MTLEKLRTKDVQRLFQAILALRTEEECFRFFDDICTIGEIQSLAQRLEVAQMLRDGATYHAIEDKTGASTATISRVKRCLHYGSDGYRLILDRLNAVDEQ, from the coding sequence GTGACACTCGAAAAATTGCGCACCAAGGACGTTCAGCGCTTATTTCAGGCGATTTTAGCGCTTCGCACGGAGGAAGAATGCTTTCGATTCTTCGACGACATTTGTACAATTGGTGAAATTCAGTCGCTCGCACAGCGGCTTGAAGTTGCTCAAATGCTCCGAGACGGAGCGACGTATCACGCGATTGAAGACAAAACTGGCGCCAGCACGGCGACGATTAGCCGGGTAAAACGTTGTTTGCATTATGGTTCAGATGGCTATCGATTGATTCTCGACCGACTCAATGCGGTGGACGAACAGTAG
- a CDS encoding helix-turn-helix domain-containing protein produces MSEPWQALQEARCARGWTQAMAARGIVSQSHYSLIEQGVLVPNPKVIGELAARFELNATKWEAMWSQYRRQFRARQRCWRAFAHDGQLTRADVSALQRASLSLDYECYQQFLDIPFSDPAVMYRRLVNARNQLPNVQAPHVPARMRPFGDIRLRIVLAIVESHVLAQLKRFQAATVWRLQAQQMMKEVPVFWR; encoded by the coding sequence ATGAGTGAACCATGGCAGGCATTGCAGGAGGCACGGTGCGCGCGGGGATGGACACAAGCGATGGCGGCGCGCGGTATTGTCTCACAGTCACACTACTCGCTCATTGAGCAGGGCGTTCTCGTTCCGAATCCCAAGGTGATAGGGGAATTGGCGGCGCGCTTCGAATTGAACGCAACCAAGTGGGAAGCTATGTGGTCGCAATATCGCAGACAGTTTCGCGCGCGTCAGCGCTGTTGGCGGGCTTTTGCGCACGATGGACAATTGACGCGGGCGGATGTAAGCGCGCTTCAACGAGCCTCACTGTCGCTTGATTATGAGTGCTATCAGCAATTTTTGGATATTCCTTTTTCTGATCCAGCAGTGATGTATCGACGCCTGGTGAACGCGCGCAATCAACTACCGAACGTGCAGGCACCGCACGTGCCTGCACGCATGCGTCCATTTGGCGATATTCGCTTGCGCATCGTCTTGGCGATAGTGGAGTCACACGTCTTAGCTCAACTCAAACGGTTTCAGGCGGCTACGGTATGGAGACTCCAGGCGCAGCAGATGATGAAGGAAGTACCCGTCTTTTGGCGCTAG
- a CDS encoding helix-turn-helix domain-containing protein, whose protein sequence is MGELARRLKYYRKARNLSVRELASLANVSVSYVYAIESGARGSNATKLGQIAEALGVRLSDLWGDTEHHE, encoded by the coding sequence TTGGGGGAACTGGCTCGGCGACTAAAATACTATCGAAAGGCGCGCAATTTGTCAGTTCGCGAATTGGCGAGTCTCGCCAATGTCAGTGTGAGTTACGTCTACGCGATTGAATCGGGAGCGAGGGGGAGTAACGCGACGAAGCTTGGTCAAATCGCAGAGGCGCTTGGCGTACGGCTTAGCGATTTGTGGGGGGATACCGAACATCATGAGTGA
- a CDS encoding GNAT family N-acetyltransferase: MADRTHNGLTFEPMTLPDLLQMHHAYWNTPGWPQTLSTVPLCEQFVADWSIRSFFGTGEFSAIRRADDRLVIGFTTLSKANENFVPDGVNAVEAGTFLVPQVRGTGVNAQVKQYLRDQASDVFAASHIVYLVDTENKRAQQALQKLPYPVTKVEMTDTHHPWHRYLRRRVFEERRDGILFIQEL; encoded by the coding sequence ATGGCTGATCGAACCCATAATGGACTGACATTTGAACCGATGACCCTACCGGATTTGCTCCAGATGCATCACGCGTATTGGAATACCCCAGGCTGGCCGCAAACGCTCTCCACAGTACCACTCTGTGAGCAATTCGTGGCCGATTGGTCAATTCGCAGTTTCTTTGGCACAGGGGAGTTTTCCGCGATTCGACGCGCAGATGACCGTCTCGTAATCGGTTTCACGACGCTCTCCAAAGCGAACGAAAACTTTGTACCCGATGGTGTAAACGCGGTAGAAGCGGGTACGTTCTTGGTGCCCCAAGTCCGTGGGACCGGTGTCAATGCGCAGGTCAAACAGTATTTGCGAGACCAGGCAAGTGACGTATTTGCGGCCAGTCACATCGTGTATCTAGTGGATACAGAAAACAAACGGGCACAGCAGGCACTCCAAAAACTCCCCTATCCGGTTACGAAGGTTGAAATGACAGACACCCACCACCCTTGGCACCGCTACTTGCGGCGCAGGGTCTTCGAAGAGCGGCGGGATGGCATCCTGTTTATCCAGGAGTTATAG
- a CDS encoding helix-turn-helix domain-containing protein translates to MQLDLGQKLRHLREQKGWTLAEASEHTGVSISHLSAIEKGNRPNPSFFLVAKLAQAYGVPLNYFLDPVEETPENTSSEAGVAETPAAYREIAQRLAEEHALDDPSKLLELLAQYLRDRTTKYEK, encoded by the coding sequence GTGCAATTGGACCTGGGCCAAAAGTTGCGGCATTTGCGGGAACAAAAAGGGTGGACTTTAGCTGAGGCCTCAGAGCATACAGGTGTCTCCATTAGTCATCTCAGTGCAATTGAAAAGGGGAATCGTCCAAATCCCTCCTTTTTTCTGGTGGCAAAACTTGCACAGGCGTATGGCGTGCCACTGAATTATTTTCTCGATCCTGTGGAAGAAACCCCCGAAAACACTTCAAGTGAAGCTGGCGTAGCGGAGACACCTGCCGCCTATCGCGAAATCGCCCAACGGCTCGCGGAGGAACATGCGCTCGACGACCCGTCAAAATTATTGGAACTGCTGGCGCAATATCTGCGGGACCGCACCACAAAATACGAAAAATAA
- a CDS encoding metal-dependent hydrolase → MDNITHAAFGVGVFATYTAIAGAPEPGAVATAACVAAVVGAEWPDFDLLFQIFSGPVRYLYQHRQISHSIPLWFACSLIVAAIINFVVPVHFWLYAWLSFLGTLTHVGLDLLTAYGTKALWPISKRRFRGDILFVVEPVYLLLFIVGCVLIQLGTPYDATVYAIDGFALLFTLRRVGLRAWLTRRFTRWLSQQACFDGTTPPVWRVLPTIFALPHGYKYVVQQGQRFWFGSFSWKGDILPEAHAESANGNAVQHVLQYSRVGRAMSWFAPMLFVQVEDEGQWTVVHLSDASVRYVDTLPFSATVDLARTAEGNYVVVHEGIRAQPIYFTKLWQDTFRALGKRRSLHIPNPRGYRSKPRV, encoded by the coding sequence ATGGACAACATCACACATGCTGCATTTGGGGTTGGTGTATTTGCGACGTACACAGCGATTGCTGGTGCACCGGAGCCCGGGGCAGTCGCTACAGCTGCGTGTGTCGCCGCTGTTGTCGGTGCGGAGTGGCCGGATTTCGACTTGCTGTTTCAAATCTTTTCTGGCCCTGTCCGATATTTGTATCAGCACCGACAAATTTCACACAGTATTCCGCTTTGGTTTGCTTGTTCCCTTATCGTGGCCGCAATCATCAATTTCGTCGTTCCAGTCCACTTTTGGCTGTACGCATGGCTTTCATTTCTCGGCACGCTCACGCATGTGGGGCTCGACTTGTTGACGGCCTACGGTACGAAGGCACTATGGCCCATTTCAAAACGTCGGTTTCGTGGTGACATTCTGTTTGTCGTGGAGCCGGTCTACCTCCTGTTGTTTATCGTTGGCTGTGTCTTGATTCAACTCGGGACGCCGTACGACGCGACCGTATATGCCATTGATGGTTTCGCACTGCTCTTCACGCTCCGGCGTGTGGGATTGCGTGCGTGGCTCACACGCCGCTTTACGCGTTGGCTCTCGCAGCAGGCGTGCTTTGACGGCACGACACCACCCGTTTGGCGCGTATTACCCACCATCTTTGCACTGCCTCATGGCTATAAATACGTTGTACAGCAGGGACAGCGGTTTTGGTTCGGGTCCTTTAGCTGGAAGGGCGACATCCTTCCAGAGGCCCACGCCGAATCAGCGAATGGGAACGCGGTGCAACACGTACTTCAGTACAGTCGCGTAGGTCGCGCGATGAGCTGGTTTGCCCCGATGTTGTTTGTGCAAGTCGAAGACGAGGGGCAATGGACGGTCGTTCACCTGAGCGATGCGTCTGTCCGTTATGTGGACACGCTGCCGTTCAGTGCGACGGTCGATCTCGCTCGTACCGCCGAAGGCAATTATGTCGTCGTGCACGAAGGGATTCGAGCACAGCCGATTTACTTCACGAAACTGTGGCAGGATACGTTTCGCGCGCTGGGTAAACGCCGCTCCTTACACATTCCAAACCCGCGGGGATATCGCTCCAAACCGCGCGTTTGA
- the proS gene encoding proline--tRNA ligase, whose protein sequence is MAKENKAFVKEITPQSEDFSRWYLDVIQKADLMDYSPVRGCIVFKPDAYEMWEACQRELDKEFKRTGHRNAYFPLFIPESFFQKEKEHVEGFNPELPWVTEAGGDKLEERLAIRPTSETMIGHMYAQWIQSYRDLPLLLNQWANVVRWEKRTLPFLRTSEFLWQEGHTAHASEEEARQETMQMLDIYTKFVEEFLAVPVIRGQKTPSEKFAGAVDTYSIEAMMKDGKALQAGTSHFLGQNFAKGFDIQYLDKDNQLKYVYTTSWGISTRLLGALIMVHGDDRGLVLPPKVAPTQVVIIPIGPQKARAAVVEAADSLFAQLRDAGIRVRMDARDDVSPGWKFNEYEMRGIPVRLEIGPRDLENRQVVLVRRDTGEKTFVPLDELNTALPKLLDDIQVNMFETAKKFREEHSYVANTLDELVGYINDQRGFVLAGWCGSAECEKAVKDACSATSRNIPFEAPAQPAHCVNCQQPAKHAVWFAKSY, encoded by the coding sequence ATGGCGAAAGAAAATAAAGCATTTGTCAAAGAAATCACGCCCCAGAGCGAAGACTTTTCGCGTTGGTATCTGGACGTGATCCAAAAAGCGGATCTCATGGACTATTCCCCTGTCCGCGGCTGCATCGTGTTTAAACCAGATGCGTACGAAATGTGGGAAGCGTGCCAACGCGAACTCGATAAGGAATTTAAGCGCACGGGACATCGCAACGCATATTTCCCACTGTTTATCCCGGAGAGCTTCTTTCAGAAGGAAAAGGAGCACGTCGAGGGATTTAACCCAGAGCTCCCGTGGGTGACTGAGGCCGGTGGGGACAAGCTCGAAGAGCGCTTAGCCATTCGCCCGACGTCGGAGACGATGATTGGCCACATGTACGCTCAGTGGATTCAGTCCTACCGGGATTTGCCGTTGCTTTTGAATCAGTGGGCCAACGTCGTTCGCTGGGAAAAACGAACACTGCCATTTCTGCGCACGAGTGAGTTCCTCTGGCAAGAAGGCCACACCGCCCATGCTTCAGAGGAAGAAGCTCGCCAAGAAACCATGCAGATGCTCGACATCTATACCAAGTTCGTCGAGGAGTTCCTGGCTGTTCCGGTCATCCGCGGGCAGAAGACGCCAAGTGAAAAATTCGCAGGGGCCGTCGATACGTACTCCATTGAGGCGATGATGAAAGACGGAAAGGCTTTGCAAGCCGGAACTTCGCACTTTTTGGGGCAGAACTTCGCCAAAGGCTTTGACATTCAATATCTCGACAAAGACAATCAACTGAAATACGTCTATACCACGTCCTGGGGAATTTCCACGCGCTTACTCGGCGCGTTGATTATGGTCCACGGCGACGACAGAGGTCTTGTGTTACCGCCAAAGGTCGCCCCAACGCAGGTCGTCATTATCCCGATTGGACCACAGAAGGCCCGCGCAGCCGTCGTAGAAGCTGCGGATAGCCTATTCGCGCAACTGCGGGACGCAGGGATTCGCGTGCGGATGGACGCACGGGACGACGTAAGCCCTGGTTGGAAGTTCAACGAGTACGAGATGCGAGGAATCCCTGTACGCCTAGAAATCGGTCCGCGCGACCTTGAAAACCGACAAGTTGTGCTCGTTCGCCGCGATACAGGTGAAAAGACATTTGTACCGCTCGACGAATTAAACACAGCGCTACCCAAATTGCTCGACGACATTCAGGTCAACATGTTCGAAACCGCGAAAAAGTTCCGCGAAGAACATTCGTATGTCGCGAATACACTCGACGAACTCGTTGGCTATATCAACGACCAACGCGGTTTTGTCTTGGCTGGTTGGTGTGGATCCGCCGAATGCGAAAAAGCCGTCAAAGACGCATGCAGCGCGACGAGCCGAAACATTCCATTCGAAGCACCCGCGCAGCCGGCACACTGTGTCAACTGTCAACAACCCGCAAAACATGCAGTTTGGTTCGCAAAGTCATACTGA
- the tlp gene encoding small acid-soluble spore protein Tlp: MAKPDNRDDNVVHLQKAINHTMENMREAEDFVKAHAGEMNPEDVADIKAKNERREQAIEGFREEIRDEAKYQARK; encoded by the coding sequence GTGGCGAAACCGGACAATCGAGACGACAACGTGGTCCATCTGCAAAAGGCAATTAACCACACGATGGAAAATATGCGGGAAGCAGAAGACTTTGTAAAGGCGCACGCCGGTGAGATGAATCCGGAAGATGTTGCTGACATCAAGGCAAAAAACGAACGTCGTGAACAGGCGATTGAAGGGTTTCGTGAGGAAATTCGAGACGAGGCGAAGTACCAGGCTCGTAAGTAA
- a CDS encoding ATP-binding protein → MFDRFYRGERSRSRSTGGLGIGHAIVKQIVLAHKGQVSAVSDPGTFQLTVILPG, encoded by the coding sequence ATGTTTGATAGATTTTACCGCGGTGAGCGCAGCCGATCCCGCTCCACCGGCGGCCTCGGCATTGGCCACGCCATTGTGAAGCAGATTGTCCTCGCGCACAAGGGTCAAGTGTCTGCGGTGTCAGATCCAGGAACATTTCAGTTGACGGTGATTTTGCCGGGGTAA
- a CDS encoding HAMP domain-containing protein: MHSNRSRLRLPAYIRRRILVKLILGNMITVLIVLCVGFFSVQQGTAQLLHSLMLRYHIQPVIPTQMFIQSSIQSLLIGGSIALLTGIVINFMLNRVWLRELRQIQQAAKAIATGDFTQVPARTEDEIGQLAEAINQMSHSLMQLEEQRRAFLIDVAHELRTPLTSMRGYLSGIQDGVFAPTGTTLRLFSNEVQRLQKLVESIHQLNVLEYGQPDIALKPLDLKELVDEMWMLFQHRFEEKGIHLRYDVQRDVESADSPRTGDTESSFVVQGHRDLLAQALYNLFENAWRYTSTGGSVDMLLARRAGDTEPVVVLEMTNRSPDLAKLIRPVCLIDFTAVSAADPAPPAASALATPL, encoded by the coding sequence ATGCATTCAAACCGTTCGCGGCTTCGGCTACCGGCTTACATACGAAGGCGAATCCTCGTTAAATTGATACTTGGCAATATGATTACCGTGTTGATAGTGCTGTGCGTGGGATTCTTTTCCGTACAGCAGGGAACGGCGCAATTGCTGCATTCCTTGATGCTTCGCTACCACATTCAGCCGGTCATACCAACGCAGATGTTTATTCAAAGTTCCATTCAAAGCTTGCTCATTGGGGGCAGTATTGCGCTTTTGACAGGCATTGTCATCAATTTCATGCTCAATCGCGTGTGGTTGCGCGAACTGCGGCAAATTCAGCAAGCGGCGAAGGCGATAGCCACTGGAGATTTCACGCAGGTACCCGCGCGCACGGAGGACGAGATTGGCCAATTGGCGGAAGCTATCAACCAAATGAGCCACAGCCTCATGCAGCTAGAGGAGCAAAGGCGTGCGTTTTTAATTGACGTCGCGCACGAATTGCGCACCCCGTTGACGAGTATGAGAGGGTATTTGTCGGGCATTCAAGATGGGGTGTTCGCGCCAACGGGTACGACGTTGCGGTTGTTCAGCAACGAGGTGCAACGCCTGCAGAAATTGGTGGAATCCATTCACCAGTTGAATGTGTTGGAGTATGGGCAGCCGGATATTGCACTCAAGCCGCTAGATTTAAAAGAGCTTGTAGACGAAATGTGGATGCTATTTCAACATCGGTTCGAGGAGAAAGGCATTCATCTGCGGTATGACGTTCAGCGGGACGTGGAATCTGCTGATAGCCCGCGGACGGGTGATACTGAATCGTCATTTGTCGTGCAAGGGCATCGCGATTTGCTCGCGCAAGCCCTGTATAACCTGTTTGAAAATGCGTGGCGCTACACGTCGACGGGCGGATCCGTCGACATGTTGCTCGCTCGGCGCGCAGGGGACACAGAACCTGTGGTTGTGCTGGAGATGACGAATAGGAGTCCAGATCTTGCAAAATTGATACGTCCCGTATGTTTGATAGATTTTACCGCGGTGAGCGCAGCCGATCCCGCTCCACCGGCGGCCTCGGCATTGGCCACGCCATTGTGA
- a CDS encoding response regulator transcription factor translates to MLRETGERISSILIIEDDEAIADLIAAYLHQSGYTTQIAHDGDNGLALFRASQPLCVILDRMLPGVDGLTLCKTIRSMSDVPVLFVTARLLEQERIEGLRSGADDYIVKPFSFGELVARVEAVLRRSRGATKDAVSALQVRSPFSIDETQCLITWRGEALSLTQSEYKLLAKFIAFPERVFSREDLLAELYPYADMDVIDRVIDVHIGNIRKKLRTFGEEAGECIQTVRGFGYRLTYEGESSLN, encoded by the coding sequence ATGTTGAGGGAGACTGGTGAACGCATTTCCTCCATTCTCATTATTGAAGACGATGAGGCGATTGCGGACTTGATTGCGGCATACCTCCATCAAAGCGGGTATACCACACAAATCGCGCACGATGGCGACAATGGGCTCGCCTTGTTTCGGGCGTCTCAACCGTTGTGCGTCATTCTCGATCGGATGCTGCCGGGTGTCGATGGCCTGACACTGTGCAAAACGATTCGTTCGATGTCCGATGTCCCGGTGCTCTTTGTAACGGCCAGACTGCTGGAACAGGAACGGATTGAGGGACTTCGCAGCGGCGCCGACGATTACATTGTCAAACCGTTTAGTTTTGGGGAGTTGGTCGCACGCGTGGAAGCGGTGCTGCGGCGCAGCAGAGGGGCGACGAAGGACGCTGTGTCTGCTTTGCAGGTTCGGAGTCCCTTTTCAATTGATGAAACGCAATGTCTTATCACCTGGCGTGGAGAAGCGCTTTCCCTGACGCAATCGGAATACAAGTTACTCGCCAAGTTCATTGCATTTCCTGAGCGCGTGTTTTCTCGCGAAGATCTATTAGCTGAGTTGTATCCGTACGCCGACATGGACGTCATCGACCGAGTGATTGACGTACATATCGGCAACATTCGCAAAAAACTTCGCACATTTGGAGAAGAGGCAGGAGAATGCATTCAAACCGTTCGCGGCTTCGGCTACCGGCTTACATACGAAGGCGAATCCTCGTTAAATTGA
- a CDS encoding molybdopterin-dependent oxidoreductase — MTIKWFKHGKWPRWLVGLHHYTIGSFILLVLTGVALYLPIVHTALIRYLPIIYDVHILLGLIFAITLIVPFLRILPAGRRIWRFDWVMPLLVGAPIVITGIMLWGVTLFPTTARSRAFTWHGWLTILLGAWILVHAFYKALGIRPKANGVAGRIDPDRRMFLRWTGAGVLGAVAVTVIDPGSLLSRLLPQQSGGVGRQTLASKGIQRFGAYYTVVSGYPKMSLADYRLQVTGDVANPMTLKWADVQAIPKYNETKDFHCVTGWSVPNVKWQGIHISQLMKLVKPREDVKYVNFYSFDGQYSESLKLSEALDSTVLLAYHMDGQPLLQEQGYPLRLVVPKMYGYKSIKWLNRVEFSAQPITGYWEHYGYPNEAYFRTGI; from the coding sequence GTGACAATCAAGTGGTTTAAACACGGCAAATGGCCACGTTGGCTGGTCGGATTGCACCATTATACTATCGGGTCATTCATTCTCCTGGTCCTCACCGGTGTCGCGCTGTACTTGCCGATTGTGCACACTGCGCTGATCCGCTATTTACCCATCATTTACGATGTCCATATTCTACTGGGATTGATTTTCGCGATCACGCTCATCGTGCCATTCCTGCGCATCCTGCCCGCAGGGCGGCGGATTTGGCGGTTTGATTGGGTCATGCCGCTGCTCGTCGGCGCCCCAATTGTCATCACGGGCATCATGCTCTGGGGTGTCACCCTGTTCCCGACAACCGCCCGCAGCCGTGCATTTACCTGGCATGGCTGGTTGACCATCCTGCTCGGCGCCTGGATTTTGGTGCACGCGTTCTACAAGGCCCTGGGAATCCGGCCGAAAGCGAACGGCGTGGCTGGCCGGATCGATCCCGATCGCAGAATGTTCCTCCGCTGGACTGGCGCAGGCGTCCTTGGTGCAGTGGCGGTCACGGTCATTGACCCGGGCTCACTCTTGAGCCGCTTGCTTCCACAACAGTCAGGCGGCGTTGGTAGGCAAACGCTCGCCTCAAAGGGGATTCAGCGATTTGGTGCCTATTACACGGTCGTCTCGGGATATCCAAAGATGAGCCTCGCGGACTATCGATTGCAGGTGACGGGCGATGTCGCCAACCCGATGACCCTGAAATGGGCCGATGTACAGGCCATCCCCAAATACAACGAAACGAAGGATTTTCACTGTGTCACCGGTTGGAGTGTACCCAACGTCAAGTGGCAAGGTATTCACATCTCACAATTGATGAAATTGGTGAAACCGCGCGAGGACGTCAAATATGTCAACTTCTATTCGTTCGACGGGCAATACAGTGAATCGCTGAAGTTGAGCGAAGCCTTAGATTCCACGGTGTTGCTGGCGTATCACATGGATGGGCAACCCCTGTTGCAAGAGCAGGGATATCCGTTGCGGCTGGTGGTCCCCAAGATGTATGGGTACAAGTCGATTAAATGGCTCAATCGAGTGGAGTTCAGCGCACAGCCCATCACGGGCTATTGGGAGCACTACGGCTACCCGAATGAAGCATACTTTAGGACCGGTATTTAA